Proteins from a genomic interval of Drosophila melanogaster chromosome 2R:
- the CG13488 gene encoding uncharacterized protein, isoform B produces the protein MSYQNLLGFLLVLTPSLINTYGDRSRYRLYLQSDYALQTISTQLVSQAIELVDYVVEDLIVLDSQNSILLGYLDRFDAFTAVNANKTEQKLNAFYGVIEDYLDSDTTGDPLRTSSIETQLIALCLQRNGFDRWKRTVQTRTSQLQKLIYRKLRKHLESIDREDRLAVERRWRKILTRGGPRRLEKLREFVKWLGNFRD, from the exons ATGAGCTATCAGAATTTACTAGGTTTTCTACTCGTG CTGACCCCTTCTTTGATCAATACCTATGGAGATCGAAGTCGCTATCGGTTGTATTTGCAATCAGATTACGCTCTGCAAACAATCAGCACTCAGCTAGTTTCCCAGGCAATCGAGCTGGTGGACTATGTGGTGGAAGATCTGATCGTCTTGGACTCGCAGAACTCCATTCTGTTGGGCTACTTGGATCGCTTCGATGCCTTCACTGCCGTAAATGCGAATAAAACGGAGCAGAAGCTAAATGCCTTCTATGGCGTGATTGAGGACTATCTAGATTCGGATACCACGGGAGATCCACTGAGAACTTCCAGTATCGAGACCCAGTTGATTGCGCTTTGCTTGCAGCGCAACGGATTCGATCGATGGAAGCGCACGGTTCAGACCCGGACATCCCAGCTTCAGAAGCTGATATACCGGAAGTTGAGGAAGCACCTGGAGTCCATAGACAGGGAGGATCGTTTGGCTGTGGAGCGCAGGTGGAGGAAAATCTTGACTCGTGGCGGACCCCGAAGATTGGAGAAGCTGAGGGAATTCGTCAAATGGCTGGGAAATTTCAGAGATTAG
- the CG13488 gene encoding uncharacterized protein, isoform C, with product MSYQNLLGFLLVVGIEYTRNIVKLKHTTVHLKSEQKLYSNKSSNMCSLLTPSLINTYGDRSRYRLYLQSDYALQTISTQLVSQAIELVDYVVEDLIVLDSQNSILLGYLDRFDAFTAVNANKTEQKLNAFYGVIEDYLDSDTTGDPLRTSSIETQLIALCLQRNGFDRWKRTVQTRTSQLQKLIYRKLRKHLESIDREDRLAVERRWRKILTRGGPRRLEKLREFVKWLGNFRD from the exons ATGAGCTATCAGAATTTACTAGGTTTTCTACTCGTGGTGGGTATCGAATATACACGAAACATcgttaaattaaaacatacAACTGTACATTTAAAATCAGAACAAAAGCTTTACAGCAATAAATCATCCAACATGTGTAGCTTg CTGACCCCTTCTTTGATCAATACCTATGGAGATCGAAGTCGCTATCGGTTGTATTTGCAATCAGATTACGCTCTGCAAACAATCAGCACTCAGCTAGTTTCCCAGGCAATCGAGCTGGTGGACTATGTGGTGGAAGATCTGATCGTCTTGGACTCGCAGAACTCCATTCTGTTGGGCTACTTGGATCGCTTCGATGCCTTCACTGCCGTAAATGCGAATAAAACGGAGCAGAAGCTAAATGCCTTCTATGGCGTGATTGAGGACTATCTAGATTCGGATACCACGGGAGATCCACTGAGAACTTCCAGTATCGAGACCCAGTTGATTGCGCTTTGCTTGCAGCGCAACGGATTCGATCGATGGAAGCGCACGGTTCAGACCCGGACATCCCAGCTTCAGAAGCTGATATACCGGAAGTTGAGGAAGCACCTGGAGTCCATAGACAGGGAGGATCGTTTGGCTGTGGAGCGCAGGTGGAGGAAAATCTTGACTCGTGGCGGACCCCGAAGATTGGAGAAGCTGAGGGAATTCGTCAAATGGCTGGGAAATTTCAGAGATTAG
- the CG13488 gene encoding uncharacterized protein, isoform A translates to MCSLLTPSLINTYGDRSRYRLYLQSDYALQTISTQLVSQAIELVDYVVEDLIVLDSQNSILLGYLDRFDAFTAVNANKTEQKLNAFYGVIEDYLDSDTTGDPLRTSSIETQLIALCLQRNGFDRWKRTVQTRTSQLQKLIYRKLRKHLESIDREDRLAVERRWRKILTRGGPRRLEKLREFVKWLGNFRD, encoded by the exons ATGTGTAGCTTg CTGACCCCTTCTTTGATCAATACCTATGGAGATCGAAGTCGCTATCGGTTGTATTTGCAATCAGATTACGCTCTGCAAACAATCAGCACTCAGCTAGTTTCCCAGGCAATCGAGCTGGTGGACTATGTGGTGGAAGATCTGATCGTCTTGGACTCGCAGAACTCCATTCTGTTGGGCTACTTGGATCGCTTCGATGCCTTCACTGCCGTAAATGCGAATAAAACGGAGCAGAAGCTAAATGCCTTCTATGGCGTGATTGAGGACTATCTAGATTCGGATACCACGGGAGATCCACTGAGAACTTCCAGTATCGAGACCCAGTTGATTGCGCTTTGCTTGCAGCGCAACGGATTCGATCGATGGAAGCGCACGGTTCAGACCCGGACATCCCAGCTTCAGAAGCTGATATACCGGAAGTTGAGGAAGCACCTGGAGTCCATAGACAGGGAGGATCGTTTGGCTGTGGAGCGCAGGTGGAGGAAAATCTTGACTCGTGGCGGACCCCGAAGATTGGAGAAGCTGAGGGAATTCGTCAAATGGCTGGGAAATTTCAGAGATTAG